A part of Salvelinus alpinus chromosome 23, SLU_Salpinus.1, whole genome shotgun sequence genomic DNA contains:
- the LOC139550821 gene encoding class E basic helix-loop-helix protein 22-like — MSFDQEHSQPGTMAGVQAGTLGFPSESLCVKYGEFLKHTAAAAAAAESSGGEQSQDDDSDGIGRSDMVLFPEERLMASMAKCDAGKKHKEQKVLRLNINARERRRMHDLNDALDELRSVIPYAHSPSVRKLSKIATLLLAKNYILMQAQALEEMRRLVTYLNHGPGVTAANTSGAPRLGLYDQQTGYPFSAGTPDPFHSNANLFNKHFNHKP, encoded by the coding sequence ATGAGTTTTGATCAGGAGCACTCACAACCGGGGACAATGGCCGGCGTTCAGGCGGGAACACTTGGCTTCCCATCTGAATCGTTGTGCGTAAAGTACGGGGAATTTTTAAAACACACCGCTGCCGCCGCAGCAGCCGCTGAGAGCAGTGGTGGGGAGCAGAGTCAGGATGATGACAGTGATGGCATTGGCAGGAGTGACATGGTGCTTTTTCCCGAGGAAAGGCTCATGGCATCAATGGCCAAATGTGACGCAGGTAAGAAACACAAAGAGCAGAAAGTGCTGCGGCTGAACATTAACGCccgtgagaggaggaggatgcatgaCCTGAACGACGCGCTCGATGAACTGAGGTCGGTGATCCCCTACGCGCACAGCCCGTCCGTACGGAAGTTATCCAAAATAGCCACTTTGCTCCTCGCCAAAAACTACATCCTCATGCAAGCGCAAGCACTTGAAGAGATGAGAAGACTTGTCACTTATCTTAACCATGGACCCGGCGTTACCGCGGCGAATACATCTGGTGCACCCCGATTGGGGCTCTATGACCAGCAGACAGGATACCCGTTCTCTGCTGGGACTCCAGACCCTTTCCATAGCAATGCAAATCTCTTTAATAAACACTTCAACCATAAACCTTGA
- the cyp7b1 gene encoding cytochrome P450 7B1, whose protein sequence is MLEFVLPLLFGFLALYLISVRFSRTRRDGEPPLVNGWIPFLGKALEFRKNAHGFLAEHKEQHGDVFTVLIAGKYMTFIMNPLLYPYVIKHGKQLDFHEFSDQVAPVTFGYPPVRSGKFPGMDEHIQRSFRLLQGDNLDNLTESMMGNLMLVFHKDYLDGESEWRTESMYQFCNSVMFEATFLTMYGKPAHTNRHSGMVTLRQDFVKFDNMFPLLIARIPISLLGGTKTIRDKLINYFHPQRMSTWSNTSGFIKERAALFEQYDCMGDVDKAAHHFAILWASVGNTVPATFWAMYYLLTHPEALAVVREEIHCVLKVSGLEADHNRDITFTREQLDSLLYLESSINESLRLSSASMNIRVAQEDFSLRLEGERSIGVRKGDIISLYPQSMHMDPEIYENPEMYKFDRYVEDGKEKTDFYKDGQKLKYYRMPFGSGSTKCPGRYLAVNEIKQFLSLLLLHFDMEVVEGQEPCSLDSSRAGLGILLPATDVQIYYRPRQAREEEGDLCIKEE, encoded by the exons ATGTTAGAGTTTGTTTTACCTTTGTTGTTTGGCTTTTTGGCACTCTACTTAATCAGCGTGCGGTTCAGCAGAACAAG GAGAGATGGGGAGCCTCCACTTGTAAATGGTTGGATTCCATTCCTTGGGAAGGCTTTGGAGTTTCGAAAGAATGCACATGGATTTCTTGCAGAACATAAGGAGCAACATGGAGATGTATTTACTGTGCTGATTGCTG GTAAATACATGACGTTTATAATGAACCCGTTGCTGTATCCGTATGTCATCAAACATGGCAAACAGCTGGACTTCCATGAGTTTTCTGACCAAGTGGCCCCCGTGACGTTCGGCTACCCCCCTGTCAGGAGCGGCAAGTTCCCCGGAATGGACGAGCACATCCAGAGGTCCTTCCGCCTTCTGCAGGGCGACAACCTCGATAACCTGACAGAGAGCATGATGGGAAATCTCATGCTTGTGTTCCATaaagactacctggatggggagagcgAGTGGAGGACTGAAAGTATGTACCAGTTCTGCAATTCGGTCATGTTTGAGGCTACATTCCTGACCATGTATGGCAAGCCTGCCCACACCAATAGACACAGCGGAATGGTGACGCTCCGACAGGACTTTGTCAAGTTCGACAACATGTTCCCCCTCCTCATCGCCAGGATCCCCATCTCTTTGCTGGGAGGAACCAAGACCATCCGGGATAAACTCATCAACTACTTCCACCCTCAGAGGATGTCTACATGGTCCAACACGTCTGGGTTCATAAAGGAAAGAGCAGCACTGTTTGAACAGTATGACTGCATGGGAGACGTAGATAAAGCAG CTCATCATTTTGCCATTCTATGGGCATCGGTGGGAAACACAGTTCCAGCCACCTTCTGGGCCATGTATTACCTGTTGACACACCCAGAGGCCCTTGCAGTAGTGCGTGAGGAGATCCATTGTGTCCTGAAGGTCTCAGGACTAGAAGCAGACCACAACCGAGACATCACCTTCACCCGAGAACAGCTGGACAGCCTACTGTATCTTG AGAGCTCCATAAACGAGAGTCTGCGGCTGTCTTCAGCCTCCATGAACATCCGTGTGGCCCAGGAGGACTTCAGCTTGCGGCTGGAGGGAGAGCGCTCCATCGGAGTGAGGAAAGGAGATATCATCTCCCTGTATCCCCAGAGCATGCACATGGACCCCGAGATCTACGAGAATCCAGAG ATGTACAAGTTTGACCGATACGTTGAAGACGGAAAAGAAAAGACGGACTTCTATAAGGACGGCCAGAAGCTGAAGTACTACCGGATGCCATTTGGCTCGGGCTCCACTAAGTGCCCAGGAAGGTACCTTGCTGTGAATGAGATAAAGCAGTTCCTATCTCTGCTGCTGCTTCATTTTGACATGGAGGTTGTGGAGGGGCAGGAGCCGTGTTCCCTGGACTCTAGCCGtgctggcctgggtatcctgctCCCTGCCACAGACGTCCAGATCTACTACAGACCACGTCaggccagagaggaagagggggacctCTGTATAAAGGAAGAATAA